The genomic interval ATTTTCGTTCCTAGCGCGATCGTTTGAGCAGTAGGGCGTGCGAAATACACTTTGGCAACTGTGCCCGGCTTTTGCTATGATTTGCCTGAATTTATCCCTGCGTAGTGCATAATTCAATTTCGAGCTCAGGAAGGATTACACGATGTATAATGCCTTGATATTACGGGAATTACTTGCCATGTCCCATTACTTGGGGCATGAGAAACGGGGCTATGCGATTTTAGGCGAAGGGAACACCTCCGCTAGGATTGACGGGGATCATCTCTATGTGAAAGCCTCGGGGACGAGCTTGGGCACGATGACGGAAAATGATTTCTTGCCGGTGTCCATCTCGAAAGTAACCCGTATTTTAGACGCCGACAGCGCCACCGATGAGGATGTAAAGGAGGCGTTAAAAGGCGGTCTCGTTGATCCCACTGAGCTGCGTATGCCTTCCGTGGAAACCATCTTACATGCGCTCCTCTACGAATACCCCGAGTATTCCTTTATCGGCCATACTCATCCCGAAGCGATCAATGGCATTTTGTGTTCCGTCAATGCGGAGAAGGCGATGAGCGGACGTTTGTGCCCGGATCATATTGTGGTCATGGGCCGTGCTTCCGTATACGTGCCCTATGTGGATCCGGGGCTGGTGTTGGCGAGGGAGGCGCGCGATCGTGTGCGCCATTTCATTGAACGGGAGAATGAATTGCCGAAAGCTGTGGTCATGCAAAATCATGGATTTTTCGCCTTGGGCGCGACCGTAAAAGCGGTAACCGCAATCACAGACATGGCCGAGAAAATGTCGCGAATATTAATCAGTACCTACGCCATGGGCGGCCCTCAATTTATGAGTGATAAGGATATCGACCGTATCGCTTCCCGTCCTGACGAAAAATATCGTCAGGAAAAACTGGTGTAATCCCGTGCTGTTGTTGGTGAATATCAAATTTAACCCTCATTCAGGAAGGTAAGAACCATGAGTAAAATGAAGGAATATAAACAGGCTGCTCAAGCACTTCCCGACAGTTATCGTGCGTGGCAGGTCTTTGGCGCCGGTCTTGAAAATGTGGGTATTAACGGCGAATCCGTTGTGGTGCCCCTCCGTCAGCCCGCCAAGAATGAGGTGATGCTGCGTATCGATGCACTGGGCTTGTGCCTTTCCGATATGAAAATTATCAATCAAGGCGGCAACCATCCGCGTCTGCGCGGCCGTGACCTGAAACAAGATCCCACGGTTCTCGGTCATGAATGTGCGGCGACCCTTGTCGCTGTGGGCGAAGATTGGAAAGACCGCTTCACTGTGGGACAGCGCTTTATCGTGCAGGCAGACATCTATTATAAAGGCGTGGGCTACGCCTTTGGTTATATGATTCCCGGCGGCTTGGCGGAATATGCCTATCTGGACGAGCGCGGTCTTGACGGTGATGAAGGCTGCTATTTGCTGCCCGTCCAAGAGGATACTGGCTACAGTGAAGCGGCGCTCAGCGAACCTTGGGCGTGCGTGGAAATGTCCTATGCCCTGGAGGATCGTGTGGAGCCTACGGGCGAAAAACAACTGGTCGTTTCCGATCAAGGTGACGAGTTTCGAAAACAATTTCCCAAAGCCGACTTCGTTCCTTCAAGCTTGGCGGGGCTTGGTATAGACACCTACGACGACATCATTATCACGGCGCCGTCGCCGGCGCTGGTGGAGACTTTAGGTGAACGACTGAATCCCAACGGCGTCATGTTTTTACTGGGCAACCCGAGCGAGAGCGGTGAAGCGATGCTGGATGTGGGGGCGATTCACTACCAAAACAAACGCTATCTGGGCGGCGGCGATAGCTTGGAAGCTATTGCACAGATTAATAAACGGCATGACCTCTTGCCCGGCGGCAGGGGGCTCTTCATAGGCGCCGGCGGTCCCATGGGGCAAATGCACGTGCAGCGCGCCATTGAGACGGAAGGAGCGTTGAGCCGCGTCGTCGTCACGGATCTCGACCGCAAACGGCTTGATCATATTGAGGCGCGCTTCGGCCCCATGGCACAGGCACGGAATATTGAATTGATCACGTTGGCTCCCGGTGATTTTGAGAATGAAGACGCCATGAACGCCCGCATCCAAGCGCTGGGCGGCGCGGAAGGCTATACGGATATTGCCGTAATGGCTCCCGTACCTGCCTTGGTGCGTCAATCGGTAAGCCTGACCGGTGCCAAGGGCTTTGTCAATCTTTTTGCCGGTCTCGCAACGGGCACCAAAGCTTTGGTTAGCATTGATAAGATCTGTGCGGGCGTAAAAATGATAGGCTGTTCCGGCAGCCGCATCCGTGATCTGCGCGCCGTTCTCGCTATGGTTGAAAGTAAGAAGTTGGAAAGTAACCGCAGTGTGGCGGCGATTGGCGGATTGGATGCGGCCCATAAAGGCTTGACGGCAGTCAAGGAAGCATGGTATCCCGGCAAAATTATCATCTATACGCAAGTACCGTCTTTTCCATTGACGCCTCTGGAAAAGCTTAGTGAAACAGAGGCCGAAATTGCCGCTGCCTTAAGTGAAGAAGGCGCGTGGACCAATGAAGCGGAGCGTCTCTTCTTAGAAAAATATCTGCCCTAAAAGAGCGGTTGATTTTAAAATAATCAGCGTGGTATAGTAGCGCGACCGGTTCACAGGGCGATAGTCGCTCTGATGCTAAGAGGGAATCCGGTGTAAATCCGGAACTGCCCCGCAGCGGTAAACAGGAACGAAAGCACAAGCATAGGCAGAGATTGCCCATGCGAAACGCACTGATCCCATCGGATGGGATTGGGAAGCGGTGTCAAGTAGGAAACGCGTAAAGCAACTGCCTGTAAGTCCGAAGACCTGCCGGGAATTGGCTTGGGCTTCTTCCCATACAGCTGCCTGCCGCGAAGTGTGTCTCTGTGATACGCTTCGTGATTTGGCGGTCTGTGGCGACGGTGAAGCCTGACTAGAAACGAGGGTTTCCTGATGAATTGCGCTCCTTCCCTGTCTGTCCATGTCCTTTTCCGCTCCGTTGTTCTGTTCGCCTGTCTTGTCGTTGCACCTGTATTTTCCGCCTCTTGGGCGCAAAGTGCCGCGCCTATCCCCCTAAACGGGTGTACTGTGGAAAGCTATTATGCTTTTCCTGCCTCTGCTGCGGCTGTGTTGATCAGTTTTGACTGGGACCATACGGGCGCACTCCATTACACCGTGGGCGACGGCGCTTGGGGCACCAAGCTGGAAGTCTATCGTGTCGCCGAGGGCGAAGCGCCGTTCCGTGTCTTTGATTCTCAAGATATTTGGGCCGGTTCCGTCATGAGCTGTATAGACGGCTATGTGTATTTCAATGACGGCGGTGACGCGCTCCGCGCCGATGCCAACTATTATTACTATCCCATTGAGGCACCGCAATCTGTCGCGCCCTTGCTCGAGGCTCCTTATGGCGCGAGTCTGTGGGGGGCGACGGCACGACATTCCGGCGAATTCTTCGCTTCAGGCTCTGCCGTTACTTGGGGACCGGCGGCGCTCTTTTACAGCACTGTCAACGCCTCAGGACAATTGGAGACCTTGCCGCCCCTGCAATTCGGAGACCTAGACGATTCTCCCGGTCCCATGGTCTTCGACACGGAGGGTAACCTCTACTATGCGCCCGGTTACAGTTACGGCGAATCCGCCTTCCTATTCCGGTGGAGTGTCGCTGAGCTGGAAGCTGCCCTGGCGGATCCTATGCTTGAAGGCTTGGAAGGGGACGGACACGGCTTTGCCGCCATACCGCAGCCTTATGCAGGCGCCACAGGACTTGCCGTTGACCTCGACGCCAACCTCTATGTAACAGCAACGGCTTGGGACGCGCCCAGTCAATTGCTTCTCTTCCCCAAAGGTCAGAGCAGCCCCTTAGTCTTGGCGGAATATGAAGGGCGCTTGGAGGCCGTGCGCTTTAAGGATAACGCGATCTATTTCAGCTGTGCGGATGGTATTTTTAAGCTTCCTTTATTGTCCGTTGAATCTGCGTTGGATTCCCCGGAGGTGACGGCGGAACAGGGGAAAATCGCCCTCTTCCTCATAGAAAGCCATGGCGGCGTGGGTGCGCTTCAATATCAGTGGTACCGCAAAGAGGGAGAAGAAACTTTTCTTTTAGCGGAGGAGACACAGCCCCATTTGATTATGACTGCAGCGTGGGAGCTTTCCGGCGCGCAGTTCTATTGCGTCGTATCGGATCAGGTCTCTAGTGTTGTTTCGCCGACCTTTACGCTCACGGTGCAGCCGCAGCTTCCTTTGTCCGGTCTTTTCATGAAGGGAATCATCCTCTGTCTCTTGATCGGATGCGGGATTATCATCCTTTCAACACCGCTGCTGAGGCAGTGCATTCCTGCAAGAAATGGGGGGGATAAAAACTTGTAACGCCCCTCTTTCTTTTGCTATACTTTCTCCAGTCAGAGGAAGTTAGTATACGTTATGGAGACGTAGTTCAGTTGGTTAGAACGCCGGCCTGTCACGCCGGAGGTCGCGAGTTCGAGTCTCGTCGTCTCCGCCATTAACAATTCCAGCCGCTTGACGATGTCAGGCGGCTTTTTTATGCCTTGCCGCGCCCTCATGCAAAATAACGATGAATAGCATCTGCAATATAATCACAGGCATGTCCATCGCCGAAGGGGTTAACGGCTTGGCTCATTACATCATAGGCGTCTTTATCTTCGATGAGGCGCACACACTCCTGCACGATGCGTTCCGCATCGGTGCCCACCAAGATAGAGGTACCTGCTTCGAGCGCTTCAGGCCGTTCCGTCGTATCCCGCATGACCAGCACCGGTTTGCCCAGGTGAGGTGCTTCTTCCTGTACGCCGCCGGAATCGCTGAGCAGAAAATACGCCTGATCCATCGCCCAGATGAAAGCCTCATAGCTCAAGGGTTCCATGAGATGGATATTTTGCTCTTCACTGAGATAACGCTGCACAGGCTTGCGCACATTGGGGTTGAGATGGACAGGATAGACAAATCGGTAGTCCGGATAGCGTTTTGCCAAGGTTAAAATCGCTTGGCAGATGGATTCGAAACCGGAACCGAAGTTTTCGCGGCGGTGTCCCGTGATCAGGATCATGGGCGCTCCTTGGCGGATCGCTTCCAGCGGGAAGGCTTCGGGCAAGAGGGGCTGTTCCTTGCGCACCTTTGCCGCCACCAGATCCAACGCATCAATGACGGTGTTCCCGGTCACGAAAACCCGTTCTTCCGGTATGCGTATGGACAAGAGGTTTTGTTTAGCTTTTTCCGTCGGCGCAAAATGCAGGTCGGCGAGACAGCTGCTCAGCTGTCGGTTCACCTCCTCGGGGTAGGGCGCAAAACGGTTCCACGTACGGAGTCCCGCTTCCACATGTCCCACAGGGATGCGCGCATAAAAGGCGGCGAGGGCACCGGCGAAAACCGTCGTGGTGTCTCCTTGCACAACGACCATATCCGGGCGCTCTTCGGCAAATGCCTCTTGGAGGCTTTCCAGCACGGCACAGGTCACATCGGTCAGGCTTTGTCCTTGGCGCATGAGATTGAAATCTCGATGCGGCTCCAAGGCAAAGCTTTGCAGCACTTGATCCAGCATTTGACGATGTTGACCGGTCACCCACAGAAGGGGCGCATAACGTTCCGGTTCGCGGCAAAGACGTAGGTATAAAGGCGCAAGTTTGATTGCTTCGGGACGGGTGCCGAAAATAATGGCTATCTTGATGGGGTCTCGCATGTTCAGGCTCCAATGAGTTGATGATAGGGTGTCATTTTCTTCTTCGTGATTCTACAGGACGTTTCAGGTGGTAACAAAACAAATCCGAAAAGAACAAGACGGTGCTGTGCCATAAACTGGCAAGCATGGCGAGTTGTTCCACGCGATAGGGCAATCCTTTTCGGTTAGGCGCGCCTGCGCGAAGGAAGCGGAAGACTCGTTTGAAAAAAGCGCTTTCTTTTTTCATGGTGGTGGAGAGCTGTCCTTCTTTGGCATATAAGCGGCGCACGGCGAAACTCTCGCGACAGGTGCGGAACAACACGGACAAGGTGAAGCGTTCCGCTTCGATGGCATGCAGCACACGAGCACGGGGCTCTATAGCGATGATCTTCCCCAATCGTGCCGCCGCCAAGGCTGCGACGGTTTCCTCGCCTCGGGTCGCCATACGCCCGCCTGCGCCGTAGTGGCTGCGAAACCCGCCGATTTGGCGGAGCACATCGCGCCGTGCGCTCCAGTTCGCGCCGTAGGGATATTCCATCCATGAGTAGCAGCGGTAATAGCTGTTCTGTTTCGGTGTGAGTTGAGACCAGAAGCGCGTGAGATTCCCGCCGAACCAGCGGGGCATAGGATCAGGGGGCATCAAATCGATGGCGCCGCCAATAATCGCTGCCTCAGGGTCGGCGGCGTAGGCTTCTTGTAACACCTCAAGCAGATTAGCCTCAGCGATGCTGTCGTCGTCCACATAAACGATAATACGCCCTGATGCATGGCGAAGTCCGGCATTGCGGGCATGGGACAAGCCCGGCGGTTGGCAGGCGATTTCTCGGATTTGCAGCCGGGGGGCGCAGTTGCGTATGGCGTTGAGAATGGATGTATAGTCGCGGAGCTCGGGCGCATTGTTCACAACAAGGATTTCATAGGCTTCAGGAGAGAGGCTTTGTGCACGGAGCGCATCCAAGCAGCGCGCCAAGAAGGCAGGCTCGCGGTTCGTACAAATAATGACGGAAAAAGACAGGGTCTCCTCCTCCGAGGCGAGGGCTTTACGTTCCATTTCCGCGCAAAAACGCGCCGTCGTATGGCATTGAATGGCATGGACCAGGCACGCCGTATTATCCGTTGCGATCCAACCTCGATGCTGCTCCAAGGCGGGGAGGGGTGGTGCATCGGAACCGCCGTAGATCGCTAAAGTCCACATGGGCGGCAAGGTAGGCGGCAGCGCCGGATCCCCCAAAACGAGGAGTACAGCGCTGTGGCAGTCTGTAGGAAAGGATTCGGGCAGGGCTGTAGCGCTTTCGCAGATATAAACCCACGCTTGGGGCAAGACCCATCCCTTTACCGTCTTATCCGATCCGTTTAGGGCATGACTCTTATCCGTGATCGCCGTTTTCAATCGCTGTGCCAAGGCTTGGCAGGCAGCGCTTTCATCGCTCTCAATTTGCCATGCCATGGGACAACTGATGATATCGCGCCGCGCCTCATCCAAACAGAGAAGGGCCGCTTGTCGATCCAAAATATTCAAAGTTTTTGATTGTGCTGTGAGCGATTGATCGTGAATTCGATATTGGTAAATAGAGCCGTGGTGTTTGCTGTGGCGCAGGCAGAGTTGGGCGTTCACGCGCAGCCAAAAATCATAATCCTCACACGTGAATTGGTGTGTGCTGTACGTGCCGATGAGGGCTAAGATTTCGCGCCGGTAAAGGAAGGCAGCGCCTACGCAGTTCCAGCGGTGGAGGAGCGACACATGACCCGGCAACAGAATTTCACCGGGATTTTTAGTGTACTGGTAGCCTGGGTAGTAGGGCGCATCGGCGTAGGCTTCTCCTCGCTCATTGATAACCTCCATATCGCCAAAAACCATGTCTACCCAAGGGCGCGCCTGCAGATCTGCCACCAGCACCTCTAAGAAGTTGGCTTTGAGCCGATTATCGCAGCTGGTCCACGTCACAAATTCGCCTTGTGCGAGCTTATGCCCTGCATTCAAGGCAGCAGGCAGCTTTTGGTTATCCTGTCGGAAGGGACGTATACGCGGTTCTTCAGCGGCAAGGCGGTGGATTAAGGCGGCCGTGCCGTCTGTGGAACCATCGTCCACAAGGATCAGCTCCCACTGTTCATAGCTCTGGTTCCGTATGGATTCGACGGCTTTCTCTAAATAGGCTTCGCCATTGTAGACGGGTAAGATGAGGGAAACGAGCCCCTTTTGACCCGGCCCTCGGAGTGTGGAAAAGTCCCGCGCCACAATGCCGTCCCGCCCATCCAACAAGTAGTGGTAGGGTATTTGTGCGGCAGTCGTGAATCGGCTGTACACGTCGAAGCTGCGCACCGTCCTTCTGATTCCTCGGAAGATCAGTCGCTGCACAGGATGTTGGGGTACAGGGAGCATTTTCTTTCCTGTTTAGGTATTCATGCAATAACGTAGCGTGATGTAATGAGACAGACGCCCGATGAGAATCCGTTCTGATGCGTAAATGGTGATTCGCCACGGCGGAAAAAGCGTTTCACTGTACCCACGGCGCGCCTAAAATCATTGTATAAAAAGCCTTCATGACAGTGCAAACCCTTGCTTTTCAGGAACTAAAAGTTGAAAGGCAGTGAAATCAACGTCTATACTCTGTTGAGGACATTTAGCGTGACGTGAACCAAGGGTGCTGTCTTCGCTGCTCGTCCCGGTGTTATTCTTAATCGTAGTTTAGTCAAGAGTTTACCTTCCCGGCTACCGCGGCTGTTGCCCGGAATAAAAGGGTATTACATGAAAAGAGAGTCTTTGAGTACGCCCCTGCACATGTTGAAGAAACATGGGCGGCTCTCTTTGCATTTAGCGGTGCGGGGCGTGCGGGGCCGCTACAAAGGCAGCATGTTGGGCTTGGCATGGACCTTGATCACGCCTTTATGCATGCTGGGCATTTACACCTTCATCTTCAGCGTTGTTTTTCAAGCGCGCTGGGGCCATGATCTGGGCAGTTCGAAAGCCGCTTTCGCCATTGTGCTCGTTTGCGGGCTCACGGTCTACCAAATCTTTTCCGATTCCGTGGGCATGTCGGTGCAATTGATTGTGAACAATCCCAACTATGTGAAACGGGTTGTCTTCCCTTTGGAGGTCCTTCCTTTCTCCGGGTATTTGACCTGTTTCATGTTAAATCTGGCTTGGTTCTTAATTGCCATCGTGGGTGTCCTGTTCTTTTTGAATCGCTTGTGTATTACAACCCTTGCGCTGCCCTTGGTATTGATTCCCCTATCCTTTTTCACCCTGGGCATCTGTTGGCTCGTCGCCTCCTTGGGCGTATTCTTCCGCGACTTGAACCACTTTATCACCATTGTATTGCGCATGCTCTTATTTTTGACGCCTATTTTCTATGAAGCGGAGCGCCTTCCCTATCCTGTGCGCTATGTGGTTTACGTCAATCCCCTCGCCGTTTTTGCAGAACAAACGCGGCGCGTTCTTGTCTATAATCTTTGGCCCCAATGGGGC from Candidatus Hydrogenedentota bacterium carries:
- the wecB gene encoding UDP-N-acetylglucosamine 2-epimerase (non-hydrolyzing), with the translated sequence MRDPIKIAIIFGTRPEAIKLAPLYLRLCREPERYAPLLWVTGQHRQMLDQVLQSFALEPHRDFNLMRQGQSLTDVTCAVLESLQEAFAEERPDMVVVQGDTTTVFAGALAAFYARIPVGHVEAGLRTWNRFAPYPEEVNRQLSSCLADLHFAPTEKAKQNLLSIRIPEERVFVTGNTVIDALDLVAAKVRKEQPLLPEAFPLEAIRQGAPMILITGHRRENFGSGFESICQAILTLAKRYPDYRFVYPVHLNPNVRKPVQRYLSEEQNIHLMEPLSYEAFIWAMDQAYFLLSDSGGVQEEAPHLGKPVLVMRDTTERPEALEAGTSILVGTDAERIVQECVRLIEDKDAYDVMSQAVNPFGDGHACDYIADAIHRYFA
- a CDS encoding glycosyltransferase, encoding MLPVPQHPVQRLIFRGIRRTVRSFDVYSRFTTAAQIPYHYLLDGRDGIVARDFSTLRGPGQKGLVSLILPVYNGEAYLEKAVESIRNQSYEQWELILVDDGSTDGTAALIHRLAAEEPRIRPFRQDNQKLPAALNAGHKLAQGEFVTWTSCDNRLKANFLEVLVADLQARPWVDMVFGDMEVINERGEAYADAPYYPGYQYTKNPGEILLPGHVSLLHRWNCVGAAFLYRREILALIGTYSTHQFTCEDYDFWLRVNAQLCLRHSKHHGSIYQYRIHDQSLTAQSKTLNILDRQAALLCLDEARRDIISCPMAWQIESDESAACQALAQRLKTAITDKSHALNGSDKTVKGWVLPQAWVYICESATALPESFPTDCHSAVLLVLGDPALPPTLPPMWTLAIYGGSDAPPLPALEQHRGWIATDNTACLVHAIQCHTTARFCAEMERKALASEEETLSFSVIICTNREPAFLARCLDALRAQSLSPEAYEILVVNNAPELRDYTSILNAIRNCAPRLQIREIACQPPGLSHARNAGLRHASGRIIVYVDDDSIAEANLLEVLQEAYAADPEAAIIGGAIDLMPPDPMPRWFGGNLTRFWSQLTPKQNSYYRCYSWMEYPYGANWSARRDVLRQIGGFRSHYGAGGRMATRGEETVAALAAARLGKIIAIEPRARVLHAIEAERFTLSVLFRTCRESFAVRRLYAKEGQLSTTMKKESAFFKRVFRFLRAGAPNRKGLPYRVEQLAMLASLWHSTVLFFSDLFCYHLKRPVESRRRK
- a CDS encoding class II aldolase, with the protein product MYNALILRELLAMSHYLGHEKRGYAILGEGNTSARIDGDHLYVKASGTSLGTMTENDFLPVSISKVTRILDADSATDEDVKEALKGGLVDPTELRMPSVETILHALLYEYPEYSFIGHTHPEAINGILCSVNAEKAMSGRLCPDHIVVMGRASVYVPYVDPGLVLAREARDRVRHFIERENELPKAVVMQNHGFFALGATVKAVTAITDMAEKMSRILISTYAMGGPQFMSDKDIDRIASRPDEKYRQEKLV
- a CDS encoding ABC transporter permease, producing MKRESLSTPLHMLKKHGRLSLHLAVRGVRGRYKGSMLGLAWTLITPLCMLGIYTFIFSVVFQARWGHDLGSSKAAFAIVLVCGLTVYQIFSDSVGMSVQLIVNNPNYVKRVVFPLEVLPFSGYLTCFMLNLAWFLIAIVGVLFFLNRLCITTLALPLVLIPLSFFTLGICWLVASLGVFFRDLNHFITIVLRMLLFLTPIFYEAERLPYPVRYVVYVNPLAVFAEQTRRVLVYNLWPQWGILILWFIISLCCCQLGYLWFMRTRKGFADVL
- a CDS encoding alcohol dehydrogenase catalytic domain-containing protein, which produces MSKMKEYKQAAQALPDSYRAWQVFGAGLENVGINGESVVVPLRQPAKNEVMLRIDALGLCLSDMKIINQGGNHPRLRGRDLKQDPTVLGHECAATLVAVGEDWKDRFTVGQRFIVQADIYYKGVGYAFGYMIPGGLAEYAYLDERGLDGDEGCYLLPVQEDTGYSEAALSEPWACVEMSYALEDRVEPTGEKQLVVSDQGDEFRKQFPKADFVPSSLAGLGIDTYDDIIITAPSPALVETLGERLNPNGVMFLLGNPSESGEAMLDVGAIHYQNKRYLGGGDSLEAIAQINKRHDLLPGGRGLFIGAGGPMGQMHVQRAIETEGALSRVVVTDLDRKRLDHIEARFGPMAQARNIELITLAPGDFENEDAMNARIQALGGAEGYTDIAVMAPVPALVRQSVSLTGAKGFVNLFAGLATGTKALVSIDKICAGVKMIGCSGSRIRDLRAVLAMVESKKLESNRSVAAIGGLDAAHKGLTAVKEAWYPGKIIIYTQVPSFPLTPLEKLSETEAEIAAALSEEGAWTNEAERLFLEKYLP